In Toxoplasma gondii ME49 chromosome X, whole genome shotgun sequence, a single genomic region encodes these proteins:
- a CDS encoding hypothetical protein (encoded by transcript TGME49_236790) produces MFLPPLLDMPGPSRSRFPSSFSSSTFSSARPPFVRASSLASQESSRLPPRSLSTALLRDRLEETLRGRSRRGSSPRAAREKQSSPSLLNASQSSLLSFSSSRRLAPPSPSSSSTSSPDGRLSSPRRPSSSTREPSPSLPSSRRRNSPARRQPPLFWPDAPSPQSRRSASLRQAAYEQKLRRFQAKLRAADLLLSPPLSPATSSAPPSPSPPQVSCSPRSPVSDRKREEAPVVSTSTPASSYASRNASLPPLSSRVSSLRELYLRANRSARESESRPTRQSPDLREGRASSRCSPRQSSLSSSFSVRSGPRNGKACTMTGSASDEALEVRVKNVEEKAAQIRFAFNTRSKLQQQEVNSLNDRLAALRLRRDLPVSGFLGSAGMAERLIKDELQANKHARLAFAEQCVSDGDCMLQGVRDLHRKTFEKTRARRGAESGVVEIEESMQGCREVLQALGDSRKSLESSLQRLLSEAFQGVQETISQERRICDDAEASMSRMLEELREQARGDIRASRENREQVEEQILQLLEDACVKVETSVLTNANLPQQA; encoded by the exons ATGTTCCTCCCGCCTCTTCTCGACATGCCTGGGCCGTCCcgctcgcgttttccttcttccttttcttcttccacatTCTCTTCCGCAAGGCCTCCCTTCGTCCGCGCCTCTTCCCTTGCTTCGCAAGAGTCTTCGCGTCTGCCGCCGCGTTCGCTGTCGACGGCGCTGCTCCGCGACCGCTTGGAGGAGACGCTCCGGGGACGGTCGAGGCGAGGGTCGAGTCCGAGAGCCGCGCGCGAGAAGCagtcctctccttctctcttgaaTGCGTCTcagtcttcgcttctttctttctcctcttctcggcgtctcgcgcctccctcgccctcgtcttcttccacgtctTCTCCCGACGGCaggctctcctctccacgccggccttcgtcttccactcGAGaaccttctccttccctgccttcttctcgtcgacgAAACTCGCCGGCTCGAAGGCAGCCGCCTCTCTTCTGGCCCGACGCACCTTCGCCTCAGTCTCGGCgcagcgcctctctccgccaGGCCGCCTACGAGCAGAAGCTGCGGCGCTTCCAGGCGAAGCTGAGAGCCGCCGatcttctgctgtctccgcctctctcgcctgcgacttcctctgctccgccctctccctctcctccgcaGGTGTCCTGCTCGCCGCGCTCTCCCGTCTCCGACaggaagcgcgaagaagctccTGTCGTCTCGACGTCGacgcctgcgtcttcctaCGCGTCGAGGAATGCATCTCTgcctccgctctcttctcgcgtgtcttctctccgagaGCTGTACTTGCGCGCAAACCGATCTGCTCGAGAAAGCGAGTCTCGTCCAACTCGCCAA AGTCCCGATTTGAGAGAGGGccgcgcgtcttctcgctgttcgcCTCGCCagtcgtcgctctcctcttctttctccgttcgtTCGGGACCGCGGAACGGCAAAGCCTGCACCATGACGGGCAGCGCAAGCGACGAAGCTCTCGAAGTTCGAGTGAAAAacgtggaagagaaagcTGCGCAAATCAGATTCGCGTTCAACACGCGCAGCAAG cttcagCAACAGGAGGTGAATTCTCTCAACGACCGACTTGCCGCTCTGCGCCTGCGGCGAGACCTCCCTGTCTCCGGTTTCCTTGGAAGCGCCGGCATGGCCGAGAGGCTCATCAAAGACGAACTGCAAGCCAACAAACAT GCCCGTTTAGCGTTTGCGGAGCAGTGTGTGAGCGACGGGGATTGCATGCTGCAAGGTGTCCGTGATCTGCACAGAAAAACCTTCG agaagacgcgcgcgcgccgcGGAGCAGAGTCAGGCGTTGTGGAGATTGAGGAGTCTATGCAAGGGTGTCGAGAGGTGCTCCAGGCGCTTGGAGACTCCAG GAAATCTCTGGAATCATCTCTCCAGCGGCTGCTCTCGGAAG CTTTTCAGGGCGTTCAGGAGACGATATCTCAAGAGCGCCGCATTTGCGATGACGCCGAGGCGTCGATGAGCAG GATGCTGGAAGAGCTGCGAGAGCAGGCGCGCGGCGACATTCGCGCGAGCCGCGAAAACCGCGAACAAGTTGAAGAGCAGATTCTCCAGCTCCTCGAAGACGCAT GCGTCAAAGTGGAGACGTCTGTGCTGACGAACGCGAACCTTCCGCAGCAGGCCTGA
- a CDS encoding hypothetical protein (encoded by transcript TGME49_236800), whose protein sequence is MPRRRGARRAGDSCAAAELNGLAGARAQTEEEAKEAEEEEEKAKDAEREKEDEGSLSHSTPLPFSVFADAPPTPEEQTQVRELENVIADFLAERARLRQLRVPPSAPHCAGGCTPGGVGTLGVDRESERSCQGEGGAEAGRGEEETEEGEERERVQKRRRLRGGEPGSEDESGNEGADGERGKSSFLVIYDPREKTPLRINTAPTQFDDKPTTIDPEIKRKLVRRTVMILLFAVPYATKLNDLRDVILVEQTVKKVNLRAILKEAARVLRTHLGLLLRRIGGPPGNSGMDCYYLSQGVAHARHIESLTTEREHQLRGFLLFLVPGFIACRGSLHVTELKGYLTACGRSDMIRDFSEADLAGLALPENQKVLGKSLKESPPRLETLWDFLLECRLLKYLSFASGASSDSNSQQLSCVRPTSRLRDELSLDNFRKECRAHWSVRLPSGDLFGYPEVSSEEEEASEAGPEAVADSDDA, encoded by the exons ATGCCGCGCCGGAGAGGCGCGCGGCGCGCCGGCGACTCTTGCGCCGCAGCCGAGCTGAACGGTCTCGCAGGAGCAAGAGCGCAAaccgaggaggaagcgaaggaagctgaggaagaagaagagaaggcaaaggacgcagagcgggagaaggaggacgagggaTCCCTCTCGCATTCAACTCCCCTGCCTTTCTCGGTGTTCGCCGACGCACCGCCGACTCCAGAAGAGCAGACGCAAGTTCGAGAACTGGAAAATGTGATTGCAGACTTCTTGGCAGAGCGCGCGAGACTCCGGCAGCTCCGCGTCCCGCCCTCCGCCCCCCACTGCGCAGGTGGATGTACACCTGGAGGGGTGGGCACCCTCGGTGTTGaccgagagagcgaaagaagctgCCAAGGGGAAGGCGGTGCAGAAgccggaagaggagaagaagaaacagaggaaggagaagaaagagaaagggtacagaagaggaggaggttGAGAGGGGGAGAGCCAGGGAGCGAGGATGAGagtggaaacgaaggagctgacggggagagaggaaaatcGAGCTTTCTGGTGATTTATGATccccgagaaaaaacaccaTTGAGAATCAACACGGCACCCACTCAGTTCGACGACAAACCAACGACCATCGATCCCGAG aTCAAGAGGAAACTGGTGCGGCGGACCGTGATGATTCTTCTGTTTGCTGTGCCCTACGCGACGAAGTTGAACGACCTGCGGGACGTCATTCTTGTGGAGCAGACAGTGAAGAAAGTCAATTTACGCGCCATCCTCA AGGAAGCGGCGCGGGTGCTCCGGACGCACTTGGGTCTTCTTCTACGGCGCATCGGCGGCCCTCCGGGCAACTCCGGCA TGGACTGCTACTACCTCTCCCAGGGAGTCGCTCACGCGCGCCACATCGAGAGCCTCACGACGGAGC GCGAACACCAGCTGCGGGgcttcctgctcttcctcgttccgGGATTTATTGCGTGCAGAGGCTCTCTCCACGTGACAGAATTGAAAGGCTACTTGACTGCCTGTGGCCGCTCGGACATGATTCGCGACTTCTCGG AGGCCGACCTCGCAGGTCTCGCTCTCCCAGAAAACCAAAAAGTCCTCGGCAAGTCTCTCAAAGAGTCCCCGCCGC GTTTGGAAACGCTCTGGGATTTCCTCCTCGAGTGTCGCCTCTTGAAATATCTTTCCTTTGCCAGCGGCGCGTCGTCGGATTCGAATTCTCAGCAG CTGAGCTGCGTGAGGCCGACATCCCGTCTCCGCGACGAGCTTTCTCTGGACAACTTCAGAAAAGAGTGCAGAGCCCACTGGAGCGTTCGCTTGCCTTCCGGCGACCTCTTCGGGTACCCAGAAGTCtccagtgaagaagaagaagcatctGAGGCAGGACCGGAGGCTGTCGCAGACTCAGACGACGCATGA